The segment ttgtggatgagtggctgaagtgatcagactcataatatacaaaggaaagaaaaaaactcaagaacaagaaagtaagaataacattaactgctagcaattatgaacaaactggcccGATCTAGCTTAAAGGTAAACATTGTCCATGGTGACAAAGTTGAAAACATTAcaatgtaaaagtagctattggatagactctgcatattgactgatagctaagccaaataaacatGGAAAAGAGACGAGGGATAACAGggaagtgttgataaagagtatttgtctctccgcaaaactgcctggatcataattattttaaccttggcagtctctaatccacatagcatgatgcctgaacatacagtaggactttcacattagaatgtccgttctgccttagctgaggcttgaactcacaacttctgaaACTGAGGTCCGTCTTctgtctcactgagctaattgacaagtgacagttcatgtgtggcttcacaaattgactaagccaagcatcagggtgccagacagtagtcatccatgccatggaaaagcagattttaaagtgaaagttccaaagctgtagcacatatggttgatttgttatgaattttcaaagttttgaaatttagaggcttgctgtagtgctaccatcaggactattgtcttgtgtttccagttgaggacatctggcatgggactggacctttatgaaaagtttggtatatggaaatgttgcacgagctgaggcttgaactcgcaatcttcaacaccaagaaccagcctctatctcactgagctaattggcaaacagaaatagctcatgtagcttcacaaattgactaagccagtcacctgtgtgcaagacagcagctgttagtgtgtaaaggcagatttcaaacggctgtcaaaaattcagttaagacaaaaatctgaaaatacacatattgcatctagacagcatggagatgttggtaatttgtttttaacaatgatttattggctccataagtgaaaaactgaagcttaaaaatgacattttttgcattgactccaattgttcacacgagagcgaaattcaaaatgctttttgagataaaattctggtattttccaaacatctaccatgactctagaattttgtcttttttttttaatgaacattgaagatttatttagcaagaatttgcaagtatatgtttacagtaccgtttacagtcaaacaatttgatgcactgtaggctcaatttttgataaatcaaaaatctgtgtggatcgtttttgtaggacagtctgaagatgctctgtagcaagtctggtgtcaattgagcaaaaattgtgggagaagataggtttaataagttttacagtttttgaaaaaaaaaacagtgatggacttcataatttgcaataggtttaaatgtacaaaagtttcttcagtattggggctacagtttggtgaaagttgcaaatctgtagcacatatggttgatttgttgtgaattttcaaaattttgaactttagaggcttgctgtagcgccaccatcaggactattggcctgtttttgcagctgaggcaatctggcatgggactggacctttgtgcaaagtttggtgatttttcctgcatggcaagtatgatttccttggaagaagaagaacttgAAGCAAAAGAAtagggtcctggcagcttaggctgccCGGCCCCTAATTATGATTTGTAACATCCATTCTGAGAGTGGAGCTTTTTGTTCTGCACTCTAGGTGCCTGGCGTTTTTGCCAAAGTGCTCTAAACTCGTCAAGTTGGAAAGACTTAAACTCAGAGCGGAAAAGCACTCCACGTCATCTcttcttttttcatctttttttcccattgttcAATTGGGTTTGGGAGTCAGGccctctgtggtggtcatgacaacaagtttacagctggTAAACAATGAAGGAGAAATTGGCTGTAGCAGCTGCTGGATCCCTTTGTGGCCTAATGATAGATAGCAGGTTGTCAAGCTGCCCCCGTGTCTTCCTAAAATAttcctggaaacagccatcatgtaTGTAGGTATGtagcgtgtcagaggagaaatgagctgTTCACATTTTTCTCTTGTGGCAgccaggtaacggtccacaaacctcaccgcactttagggactgttctttacttatgaagggactgtcaggggaggagggtggctggttgatttttatcttatttatttattttattttgatcccccctatgttaatcacttattgatgcagttagggaccgttctccatgGCCAGGCTGTCGGCCgggtgggaataagtcaaagtgtggcggagaagagggaccgggaaaagaGGCTCCGTTCTCCCCatagttagggaccgttcgccacggtaccgctgctgggcagggtggaaataagtcctgcagagtttcagagtaccaggagaatgttttaggatagtaacgGAAagttacggaaaacacattatttgatcaatttacattgtgcccctaaagttctttgtgcgctccttactttttcaacttaggagcacatgtggaaaaaagttagcgtcaaaccctgatatatatatatatatatatatatacatatacatatatatatttgtgtgtgtgtgtgtgtgtgtgaataatgcatgaagtgtttttaaattgtCATCTTTTCTCTTGATACTCTCTGCAGTGGTTTTGTGAGAGTGCAGCTCTCAACACAGATGATCCTTTGGAGAAGCAGAAGGTCTACAAGTTTAGAGGTGACTTAGCTGTGAGACAGGGGAACTATCAGGTAATTTAACATTCAGTTTAGTCAATCATCTCTAATTTCAAATTCGTAGTTGTAAGTTGGTGATGAGTTACAGAAAAATAAGTAGAGGCTCTCAGTTCAAAGTCCTTCAGATGTTTACATATTATCAGCCAGCTTTTATGCAGCACAGTCATCATGCAttcaaatgtttctgtagagctgctgctgagaTAACAACAAACAGGACTGGTCACGTGACTCGTTCCTGTAATGTAAACATGAACATGTTCAAACGCAACAGAACACAAAAAGCATATATTTAGCAGCGTGCTACACAGCGACATTTCCAAGACAACATAAAAAAGACTTCTGAAAACACATTCAGCCACATCACACCAAAATTCTTGAGTGAAGTAAAACCAGATTTGAATTGTTGAAATATTAAACACAGGTGTAATTTGCTGTGTTTTGAACAACAGTTTGATTTtcagtacatttacagtaacagtACCAACAGAGGCTGCTGCAGGCAAATACAACACTGGATTTGACCATGCTGTTCTCTGTTGTCACATATCGTTCATACCTCATTCATTGTCATTGTAATGTTAAAAGGCCTTGTTGCATTTTGTCCTCATGGTGTGGTGGACATAGAAAGCCTTGGATGCATACAGCAGCTGCCTGGAGTGGATCGCTGACAACAACCTGACCATCAGAAGAGATGTACTGGAGGGAATGGCCCGATGCTGCACCAAActgggacagagagacagggcGCTGGAGCTGGCCCACTTACTGGTAATTCTTTGATGAGCTTTTCCGTGCAAAACAGTGACCGTGCTGCAACTGGAACAGTCTGCTGGTATTATGAAATATGTtggtgttaaagaaaaaaaatccaaaatgactACATTGATTGCTATTTTGTTGatataaataatgtttttgtttgctctTACTGCCATTAACTTACATCATTATTAAAGACAACAACAATTCCCCATGATGGATTTTCTGTCTGGTGTAGTAAGGTAGAGGGTTTAACTGTATATATAGTATGTACATTATGTGTTACAGCACACTATACATTTTTTATAAGGCTTTATCTCCCCCCCAGGCAGCCACTGCTTATTATTTACAACATGTTTGTACTCACTGCTTACTGTTTGTGCTTCAGCTttatgagaatgtgttggtgctTTTATGTGCCTTAGAAAGCTCCAGTATTAAAAGTCAGCTGTCAAACAGGGATCTTTTTCATAATTCGGTATACTTGTCATTTTGAATTATTATACATAACTGTCTAATAGTTTAATGGTGATAGTGGAGTTTACATTTGCTTATTGCTGGTCTTCTGATTTAAATTGTCCACTAATGAAGCTCGGTTTTTGCAGTCCAGgagtgtccaaacttttttcaATGGGGGCCAAATTAGAtcatgtgaaaatacctggggcCTGCTGCCTCTCGCATCATATGGGTTATTAAAAAATCACTtgtaaatgacagaaacacaactgTTTAATCTTCAAGGGAAACAGTACTCAGCTTTCCACCACTCCTGAAAGCAGCTGCCTTTGCTCTTGCCTTTAAGCATCTTTGCCgtggccatgtctgctacctAGCAGGAAATATCTGTTATTAGGcaactgtttgtttgcttgtttactgTTTACCTGTGAAAAGACATTAGTTCTGCCTTTGTAGTTGTGGTGCATGTGTACAAACTGTATGATCCTGCCTTTGTGAGGTCAATAGATAAACTTTACAAAGAAGCAAgttgcattttgtatttattgaaaATGAAATCTGTCTAGAAACTTTGGCTCAGAAAATGGCCAGAACTCAGTTGTAATCTATACATGATTTTTCTCCAGAGCAAAGAAGCCTCCAACACCTGTCACCTAACCGGCCTTCTGCTGCTCAAGGTCAGTGTTAGCcagtacacacacaacacacacagatacaaacactTTTTCCCTTTTGTTGACTCCAAATCTCTCTGTGAAAATGTAACAACATTCTTATTTAATTGAAAATTTTACTGAAGGTCAGCATCTACCAGCATTTTGGAGCCGTAGGATCAAAGATGTCgtgtctgcagcagctgtgcagCCTGCTGCCCTTCAACCCCTGGCACTGGTACAACCTGGGACAGACATGTCTGCAGCTGCTGGAGAGCGACCGGACCACAGGTAGGATGGAGTTCATTTCCCTTCTTAAAAGTCAGATATGCAGGAAAATTGCTATGATGAATGAatgctctttctctgtctctcctttttttccatgatgtgATCTGTTGTGTTCGCCTTTATCAGGATCATGTTCCCCACAGAGGTGTGTATCACCAGAAGAGAAGAATGATGGAGACGCTGAGGAAAAACAGGAGGAGGCAGCAGAGCTGGAGGAGAACAGAATCTGGCTGAAAGCTTGCACCTGTTTCATCAGGACAAGGTACTGCTTAGTGATTGCAATCTCTATGCTTCATATATACTATATGTCACataaacacagcacacaaaaTCCAATATTCGTTACATACAGTAGTTGAAAGTCACTGGAAAGAGCAGTTGGTGCAGATGTTGTGTAAACTTCTTGAAAGAAAGGAGCTTGTAGGCTTAAAAAATCTAATGAAAACTTTTACAAAAGAAATCGACAGCTCTCAAAATATCtccttgtgttttctgtgtccTCCAGACTTCTGTTGAGAATCCTCAGGCAGCAGCAGTCCTCCTTTGTGTTGCAGCGCACTGAAAGCACCCTACAGAAGACAGATGAGCTGTTACAGAGGCTGAATCCCAAAGAAACATCCCTGCAGGCTCTCACTGAGGTGAAGACACACTCCTAGTTTTGTTCATACATGCTGTGTCAGAACCTGACACTTTAGGGTTAACTTGTGTTTTGAGCTGAGT is part of the Epinephelus fuscoguttatus linkage group LG8, E.fuscoguttatus.final_Chr_v1 genome and harbors:
- the zgc:101716 gene encoding uncharacterized protein C8orf76, whose product is MEIFGSTFDDSMFSEARDRVTVTLSSYNAKLCQPEWFCESAALNTDDPLEKQKVYKFRGDLAVRQGNYQKALDAYSSCLEWIADNNLTIRRDVLEGMARCCTKLGQRDRALELAHLLSKEASNTCHLTGLLLLKVSIYQHFGAVGSKMSCLQQLCSLLPFNPWHWYNLGQTCLQLLESDRTTGSCSPQRCVSPEEKNDGDAEEKQEEAAELEENRIWLKACTCFIRTRLLLRILRQQQSSFVLQRTESTLQKTDELLQRLNPKETSLQALTEVMSEDLIPEKMREDYQDGESLACVCVQSFRVRWWNKILLIGVLETDGCQHQMQTDTSDDCFTEKMADRK